The DNA region TTGTAGAGTTTTGGCGTATTTTTAAAATTATTTTTATAGTAAAAGATATAATTAACTAATATTCAATTTATTTAAGGTTTCAGCAGTAATTCGCGCAGAACTATCAGAGTCCGGGAAAGGGATAATTTCTGCAGATACATAACCCCGGTATCCTATGTTTTTCAAAGTATGCACTATTTTAGCGAAATCCAGATGACCACAACCCGGAGCCCAGCGGTTACTGTCAGCAAAATGGACATGGGTAATATAATCTTTTGCTTGAATAATGCTGCTATAAATCGAAACTTCTTCAATATTCATGTGAAAAGTATCTGCTAATAATCCTAAATTAGATGCTCCTACCCGTTTAATAAATTCAATTCCCTGGTTGAGGGTATTAATAAAATTACTTTCGTATCTATTTACCGGTTCTAAAGTAAGCTGTATATTGTATTCCTTAGCAAATTTCGTACATTCTCTCAAACAGTTAATAGTCCATTCTTCGGCTTCTGACCTGTTTACACCTTCTTCAATCTTCCCTCTTATTAATCCAATAATTACCTGAGCCTCAAAATGGGAAGCA from Candidatus Atribacteria bacterium includes:
- a CDS encoding sugar phosphate isomerase/epimerase; translation: MKKSIVVSTSSTKFSALAFKEDFEKSVKKVADLGFDGAELAIRNPRDLKVGNIIEIIKENNLKVPAIGTGQAYGEEGLSFSDADETIRKMAVERIKDQIIFASHFEAQVIIGLIRGKIEEGVNRSEAEEWTINCLRECTKFAKEYNIQLTLEPVNRYESNFINTLNQGIEFIKRVGASNLGLLADTFHMNIEEVSIYSSIIQAKDYITHVHFADSNRWAPGCGHLDFAKIVHTLKNIGYRGYVSAEIIPFPDSDSSARITAETLNKLNIS